Proteins encoded together in one Bosea sp. (in: a-proteobacteria) window:
- a CDS encoding enoyl-CoA hydratase/isomerase family protein: protein MNYEAITFEVDGRVAIVELNRPDKLNAINKAVKEEMADALKRFSEDDDLRVMVIAGKGGKAFSVGFDLVESTGTPRTDVKKWRERTRDDYLFCRSPWDCPKPIIAMIDGHCLAGGLEFAQMCDIRYCSDTSSFGVVETRFSAGVVALGMPWIIGNRCRELIYTGDTFDAAEAERLGLVNRVYPKDRLREEVIKNAKRMGQVALDCLVWNKRAITNTYSAMGFEPALLYGLEACTLMDVIHTPEYIEFARIRAEQGLGAALAWRDGQFKPYE, encoded by the coding sequence ATGAACTACGAAGCAATTACCTTCGAAGTCGACGGGCGCGTCGCCATAGTGGAGCTGAACCGCCCCGATAAGCTCAACGCCATCAACAAGGCGGTGAAGGAGGAGATGGCGGATGCGCTGAAGCGCTTTTCCGAAGACGACGATCTGCGCGTCATGGTCATAGCCGGCAAGGGCGGAAAGGCGTTCTCGGTCGGGTTCGATCTTGTCGAGTCGACCGGAACGCCGCGTACCGACGTCAAGAAATGGCGCGAACGGACGCGCGACGACTACCTGTTCTGCCGTTCGCCCTGGGACTGTCCCAAGCCGATCATCGCGATGATCGACGGCCACTGCCTCGCCGGGGGGCTCGAATTCGCGCAGATGTGCGACATTCGCTATTGCTCCGACACCTCGTCCTTCGGCGTCGTCGAGACGCGGTTCTCCGCCGGCGTCGTGGCGCTCGGCATGCCGTGGATCATCGGCAACCGCTGCCGCGAGCTGATCTATACGGGCGACACCTTCGATGCCGCCGAGGCGGAGCGGCTCGGCCTCGTCAACCGGGTTTATCCGAAGGACAGGCTGCGCGAGGAGGTGATCAAGAACGCCAAGCGCATGGGCCAGGTCGCACTCGACTGCCTGGTCTGGAACAAACGGGCCATCACCAACACCTATTCCGCGATGGGCTTCGAGCCGGCGTTGCTCTACGGCCTCGAAGCCTGCACGCTGATGGACGTGATCCATACGCCCGAGTACATCGAATTCGCACGGATCCGGGCCGAACAGGGGCTCGGAGCGGCGCTGGCCTGGCGCGACGGGCAATTTAAGCCCTATGAATGA
- a CDS encoding ABC transporter permease, translating into MYLFFLPALIVFAVIFMIPLGLVFYTSLFDPGFTFVKYAQLLDEPLYGRVLLTTLEITATATALTLLIGYPVAYHLAGQPPRRRTLLLVLVLLPFWTSILVKSFAFAVLLGRGGLINNALAALFGEGARLELLYNRVGVMVGMTHYLLPFMVLIVLGSLLAQDGSLRRAAMMMGAGRLRIFWSITLPLSLPGVMAGTLICAILSFGMFITPALLGGRQDYMISNLIDLNVRETLDWPLASALSVALMVITALFVVGLARVRKGELFD; encoded by the coding sequence ATGTATCTGTTCTTCCTGCCGGCCCTGATCGTCTTCGCGGTGATCTTCATGATACCGCTCGGGCTCGTGTTCTATACGAGCCTGTTCGATCCCGGCTTCACCTTCGTCAAATACGCCCAGCTCCTCGACGAGCCGCTCTATGGCCGCGTTCTCCTCACCACGCTGGAAATCACGGCCACGGCGACGGCGCTGACCCTGCTGATCGGCTATCCAGTCGCCTATCATCTCGCGGGCCAGCCGCCGCGCCGCCGGACGCTCCTGCTCGTGCTGGTGCTGCTGCCGTTCTGGACCAGCATCCTGGTCAAGAGCTTCGCCTTCGCCGTTCTGCTCGGTCGAGGCGGCCTGATCAACAATGCGCTCGCCGCGCTTTTCGGAGAAGGCGCCAGGCTGGAGCTGCTGTACAACCGGGTCGGGGTCATGGTCGGCATGACGCATTACCTGCTGCCCTTCATGGTGCTGATCGTGCTCGGCAGCCTGCTCGCCCAGGACGGCAGCCTGCGCCGCGCGGCGATGATGATGGGCGCCGGGCGGCTGCGGATCTTCTGGTCGATCACGCTGCCGCTCAGCCTGCCCGGCGTGATGGCCGGGACGCTGATCTGCGCGATCCTGTCTTTCGGCATGTTCATCACGCCGGCGCTGCTGGGCGGCCGGCAGGACTACATGATCTCGAATCTGATCGACCTCAATGTCCGCGAGACGCTCGACTGGCCGCTGGCTTCGGCGCTCTCCGTCGCCTTGATGGTGATCACGGCGCTCTTCGTCGTCGGCCTGGCCCGCGTCCGCAAGGGAGAGCTGTTTGATTGA
- a CDS encoding ABC transporter permease, which yields MSDASEIRTFSWLSLGAKLLAWLGYAFLVIPSLIVIPLSFGDSQILVFPPPNLSMAHYREYFVEGNWLDATWQSLRVALGVTFFSLVIGVGAAYGLQRSEFRGKKLVTLILLSPIFVPGVVVGLALYIYLSRLGIAGTTFGLMIGHTIVVVPFVIVTANAGLRQIDSGLETAASLMGAGKLYVLRRVTLPLLLPSVLAAGLFAFLMSFDEVVISYFIASVRQTTLPVKMYSSIKWEITPVIAAISSMLTVFALMICVVTALLQRKN from the coding sequence ATGAGCGACGCTTCGGAGATCCGCACCTTCTCCTGGCTCTCGCTCGGCGCCAAGCTGCTCGCCTGGCTGGGCTACGCTTTCCTGGTGATCCCCAGCCTGATCGTGATCCCGCTCTCCTTCGGTGACTCGCAGATCCTGGTGTTTCCGCCGCCGAACCTGTCGATGGCGCATTACCGGGAGTATTTCGTCGAAGGAAACTGGCTCGATGCGACCTGGCAGAGCCTGCGCGTCGCGCTGGGGGTGACATTCTTCTCGCTGGTCATCGGCGTCGGCGCCGCCTATGGGCTGCAGCGCTCGGAATTCCGCGGCAAGAAGCTGGTGACGCTGATCCTGCTCAGCCCGATCTTCGTGCCGGGCGTCGTCGTCGGACTGGCACTCTACATCTATCTGTCGCGCCTGGGCATCGCGGGGACGACCTTCGGCCTGATGATCGGCCATACCATCGTGGTCGTGCCTTTCGTCATCGTCACCGCGAATGCCGGCCTGCGCCAGATCGACAGCGGGCTCGAGACGGCGGCGAGCCTGATGGGCGCGGGAAAGCTCTACGTGCTTCGGCGGGTGACGCTGCCGCTCCTGCTGCCGTCGGTGCTCGCCGCGGGGCTGTTCGCCTTCCTGATGTCGTTCGACGAGGTCGTGATCTCCTATTTCATCGCGAGCGTCAGGCAGACGACGCTGCCGGTTAAGATGTACAGCTCGATCAAGTGGGAGATCACGCCCGTGATCGCCGCGATCTCGAGCATGCTGACGGTCTTCGCGCTGATGATCTGTGTGGTGACGGCTCTGCTGCAAAGGAAGAATTGA
- a CDS encoding ABC transporter ATP-binding protein, whose product MSESAIRLEGVSKSYGSVTALFPTDLTIRSGEFFTLLGPSGSGKTTILNVIAGMTAASGGRILIGERDVTRVPAGERGLGMVFQNYALMPHMSVFENVAFPLRVRRLKEDEIQRQVGEALEIVRLPNMSERKPKQLSGGQQQRVALARSLVYRPSIILMDEPLSALDKKLRDSMQFEIRQIHASLGVTVVYVTHDQGEALAMSNRICLMNGGRIEQLGTPHELYFNPKSVFAADFLGESNILDVTVGQGAAGGARLHIRCAGTSVDVGPCRLAPGTSGKIMIRPESLTLSALDGVAHGEISGTVDTVTMIGGVTELRLALPDGSRIALRELTSRKASSLDPGRPVTARFKPDDVVILA is encoded by the coding sequence ATGTCCGAAAGCGCGATCAGGCTCGAAGGAGTGTCGAAGAGCTACGGCTCCGTCACCGCGCTCTTCCCGACCGACCTGACCATCCGTTCGGGCGAGTTCTTCACGCTGCTCGGACCAAGCGGATCGGGCAAGACGACGATTCTCAACGTGATCGCCGGCATGACGGCGGCATCCGGCGGCCGCATCCTGATCGGGGAGCGCGACGTCACCCGCGTGCCCGCCGGCGAGCGCGGCCTCGGCATGGTATTCCAGAACTATGCCCTGATGCCGCATATGTCGGTGTTCGAGAACGTCGCGTTCCCGCTGCGCGTCCGGCGCCTGAAGGAGGACGAGATCCAGCGGCAGGTCGGCGAGGCCCTCGAGATCGTCCGGCTTCCGAACATGAGCGAACGCAAGCCGAAGCAGCTCTCCGGCGGGCAGCAGCAGCGCGTGGCTCTCGCCCGCAGCCTCGTCTACCGGCCAAGCATCATCCTGATGGACGAGCCTCTCAGCGCGCTGGACAAGAAGCTGCGCGACAGCATGCAGTTCGAGATCCGGCAGATCCACGCCAGCCTTGGCGTCACCGTCGTCTACGTCACGCATGATCAGGGTGAGGCGCTGGCCATGTCGAACCGGATCTGCCTGATGAATGGCGGTCGGATCGAGCAGCTCGGCACGCCGCACGAGCTCTATTTCAATCCCAAGAGCGTGTTCGCGGCGGATTTCCTCGGCGAATCGAACATCCTCGACGTCACCGTCGGACAGGGAGCGGCCGGCGGGGCGCGCCTGCACATCCGCTGCGCCGGAACGAGCGTCGATGTCGGCCCCTGCCGGCTGGCGCCCGGCACGAGCGGGAAGATCATGATCCGCCCGGAATCGCTCACGCTGTCCGCGCTCGACGGCGTCGCGCATGGCGAGATCAGCGGCACCGTGGACACCGTCACCATGATCGGCGGGGTCACCGAACTCAGGCTCGCGCTGCCCGACGGCAGCCGCATCGCGCTACGCGAGCTGACCTCGCGCAAGGCGAGCTCTCTCGACCCCGGCCGGCCCGTCACCGCCCGCTTCAAGCCGGACGACGTGGTCATTCTCGCCTGA
- a CDS encoding class II aldolase/adducin family protein gives MTLASCKPEPTMSDVEWQTRCDLAAVYRIAHYLGWTDLINTHMSARLPDEPDTFLINYHGQTFDEITASSLVKMDMEGNVIGPAGRYNDAGFTIHSGCYKARPDAMCVLHTHTRAGAGISMIKDAIRPISQDALHVLDDIAYHPYGVPASKEEGEELGHSVAHHNCIILENHGLLTVTPSIHNGVYLHYRLERACDMEMVSRMMGEPPVFVDDAVVKKAAVYMRKFRDDPDYGRAEFDALVRVIDRQGANYRC, from the coding sequence ATGACGCTCGCGAGCTGCAAACCAGAACCGACGATGTCCGACGTCGAGTGGCAGACGCGCTGCGACCTCGCCGCCGTCTATCGCATCGCCCATTATCTGGGCTGGACCGATCTCATCAACACGCATATGTCGGCGCGGCTTCCCGACGAACCGGACACGTTCCTGATCAACTACCATGGCCAAACCTTCGACGAGATCACGGCCTCCAGCCTGGTCAAGATGGACATGGAGGGCAACGTCATCGGTCCGGCCGGGCGCTATAACGACGCTGGATTCACCATCCATTCCGGCTGCTACAAGGCCCGGCCGGATGCGATGTGCGTGCTCCATACCCACACGCGCGCCGGCGCCGGCATCTCGATGATCAAGGACGCCATCCGGCCGATCAGCCAGGACGCCCTGCACGTCCTCGACGACATAGCCTACCATCCCTACGGCGTTCCGGCTTCGAAGGAGGAAGGCGAGGAGCTCGGCCATTCCGTGGCGCACCACAACTGCATCATCCTGGAGAACCACGGCTTGCTGACCGTGACGCCGTCGATCCACAACGGCGTTTATCTGCATTACCGGCTCGAGCGTGCCTGCGATATGGAGATGGTGTCCCGCATGATGGGCGAGCCGCCGGTCTTCGTCGATGACGCGGTGGTCAAGAAGGCGGCGGTGTACATGCGCAAGTTCCGCGACGATCCCGACTACGGCCGGGCGGAGTTCGACGCGCTCGTGCGCGTGATCGATCGCCAGGGCGCCAACTATCGCTGCTGA
- the hemC gene encoding hydroxymethylbilane synthase — protein sequence MTGTTIRIGTRASPMALAQARFVMARLSALDGPAPGTVLELVPLMTTGDRILDRPLADVGGKGLFVKELQRALLDGSIDLAVHSLKDVESNTVEGLGLAAILPRDDPRDAFLSRDGRRLMDLPAGARVGTSSPRRLAFLRRLRPDLELVPMRGNVNSRLAKLDAGVCDGLVLALSGLTRLGFEQRVTEILEVERMLPAAGQGALAVECRTSDAAVTALVARLACARTTLMVRAERAVLAAVSGNCHTPLAAYADIGEDGLPRLRATLFDPAGASAWSVEGSSSREELERLGQRLGSELRAVAERAHANLG from the coding sequence ATGACGGGAACGACGATCAGGATCGGCACGCGGGCGAGCCCCATGGCGCTGGCGCAGGCGCGCTTCGTCATGGCGAGGCTGTCGGCGCTCGACGGGCCGGCCCCCGGGACGGTTCTGGAACTCGTGCCGCTGATGACGACCGGGGATCGCATCCTCGATCGGCCGCTCGCGGATGTCGGCGGCAAGGGGCTTTTCGTCAAGGAACTGCAACGCGCGCTGCTCGACGGCTCGATCGACCTCGCCGTCCATTCGCTCAAGGATGTCGAGAGCAATACCGTAGAGGGGCTGGGCCTCGCCGCGATCCTGCCGCGGGACGATCCCCGCGACGCGTTCCTGTCCCGCGACGGCCGGCGGCTGATGGATCTGCCGGCCGGCGCTCGCGTGGGCACATCCTCGCCGCGCAGGCTGGCGTTCCTGCGCCGACTGCGGCCCGATCTCGAGCTGGTCCCGATGCGCGGCAACGTCAATTCGCGGCTGGCGAAGCTCGATGCGGGTGTTTGCGACGGGCTGGTGCTCGCGCTCAGCGGCTTGACGAGGCTGGGCTTCGAGCAGCGGGTCACCGAGATCCTCGAGGTCGAACGCATGTTGCCCGCAGCCGGGCAAGGTGCGCTCGCGGTCGAGTGCAGGACATCCGACGCGGCGGTCACTGCGCTCGTGGCCCGGCTCGCCTGCGCGCGGACGACGCTGATGGTGCGTGCGGAGCGGGCCGTGCTCGCTGCCGTGAGCGGGAACTGCCATACCCCGCTGGCCGCCTATGCCGATATCGGCGAGGACGGACTTCCGCGTCTGCGCGCAACGCTGTTCGATCCGGCCGGGGCATCGGCCTGGTCGGTCGAGGGTTCGTCTTCGCGGGAGGAGCTTGAGCGGCTCGGCCAACGTCTCGGGTCCGAGCTCCGGGCTGTTGCGGAGCGGGCGCATGCGAACCTCGGCTGA
- a CDS encoding D-2-hydroxyacid dehydrogenase: MRTSADRPGPRGERLDLLVYSPKPDSYGERIAQAFPDVAPRIADTHDALRRGLETADILLAGRFPAELLKEARRLRWLQVTNAGVDFLSGAALDPALLVTNARGVHAQLMADYAMTVIGMLRWRLARLLDQQRARRWEQVPVAPLSRSTLFLVGLGAIGGAIARRAKAAGMRVLAVSNSGIDRAGVADRTGRLEDLDSFLPEADFVVLVVPSTYRTRGLFDRARLDRMKPSAFLINMARGDVVDEEALLEALEAGVIAGGVSDVFRTEPLPADNPLWTAPNFIVTPHVSGFLPDYEELVFAIFAENLRAFRAGLPLTNRVDPAAGY, encoded by the coding sequence ATGCGAACCTCGGCTGATCGCCCCGGCCCGCGCGGGGAGCGGCTCGATCTCCTCGTCTATTCGCCGAAGCCAGACAGCTACGGCGAGCGCATCGCGCAGGCGTTTCCCGATGTCGCCCCGCGGATCGCGGACACGCACGACGCGCTGCGCCGGGGGCTGGAGACCGCCGATATCCTGCTCGCCGGGCGCTTCCCCGCCGAATTGCTGAAGGAGGCCAGGCGGCTGCGCTGGCTTCAGGTCACCAATGCGGGCGTCGACTTTCTCAGCGGCGCCGCGCTCGATCCGGCTCTCCTCGTCACCAATGCGCGCGGCGTGCACGCACAGCTGATGGCCGATTACGCGATGACCGTGATCGGCATGCTGCGCTGGCGGCTGGCGAGGCTGCTGGACCAGCAGCGCGCGCGGCGCTGGGAACAGGTGCCGGTCGCTCCGCTCAGCCGCAGTACGCTCTTCCTTGTCGGGCTCGGAGCCATCGGCGGCGCGATTGCGAGGCGGGCGAAGGCCGCCGGGATGCGCGTCCTCGCCGTCAGCAACAGCGGCATCGACCGTGCCGGTGTCGCGGATCGAACCGGCCGCCTCGAAGACCTGGACAGCTTCCTGCCTGAGGCCGATTTCGTGGTGCTGGTCGTGCCGTCGACATACCGGACGCGGGGGCTGTTCGATCGCGCGCGGCTGGACCGCATGAAGCCTTCCGCCTTCCTGATCAACATGGCGCGCGGCGACGTCGTCGACGAAGAGGCCTTGCTGGAAGCGCTGGAAGCCGGCGTCATCGCCGGGGGCGTGAGCGATGTCTTCCGGACGGAACCCCTGCCAGCGGACAATCCTCTCTGGACGGCGCCCAATTTTATCGTCACGCCCCATGTCTCGGGCTTCCTGCCCGACTACGAGGAACTCGTCTTCGCGATTTTCGCCGAGAATCTGCGGGCGTTCCGCGCCGGCCTGCCACTGACGAACAGGGTCGACCCGGCTGCGGGCTACTGA